From a single Anomaloglossus baeobatrachus isolate aAnoBae1 chromosome 4, aAnoBae1.hap1, whole genome shotgun sequence genomic region:
- the CHCHD5 gene encoding coiled-coil-helix-coiled-coil-helix domain-containing protein 5: MQAALEVTAKYCRNELEEYGTCVSSKPGTWQQDCHEQKVKVAQCTSSHPIIRKIRTQCAAPFAAFEQCLKQNQTAVEICSKHVTEFLQCAESVKVPDQIQN, from the exons AT GCAGGCCGCCCTGGAAGTCACAGCTAAGTATTGCCGCAATGAGCTGGAAGAGTACGGGACGTGTGTGAGCAGTAAACCGGGAACCTGGCAGCAAGACTGCCATGAGCAGAAGGTGAAGGTGGCGCAGTGTACTTCATCTCA TCCTATAATACGGAAGATCCGTACTCAATGTGCCGCACCCTTTGCGGCTTTTGAGCAATGTCTGAAACAGAACCAGACGGCGGTAGAAATCTGCTCCAAACACGTGACTGAATTTCTCCAGTGTGCAGAGAGCGTCAAGGTGCCTGACCAG ATTCAGAATTGA